One bacterium DNA segment encodes these proteins:
- a CDS encoding sugar ABC transporter permease — protein sequence MPSLESSASPELARRLRRRRRRDAAGALLYVLPALAIVLCFRFVPIIAAFAFSFFEIKMGALIGFVGLGHYARLLQDPTFWQSVGTTIWFSIGTVPIAIFASLFFALLLNRKLKALGLYRTIYFMPVVTGMVAVAVIWKWILEPELGVLNFLLGKLHLGQPGWLGESRGVFQLLVDPEGRWLPRWAGGPSLALVSLALVNTWKGLGYNIVIFLAGLQNIPQQQYEAARIDGAGSWQLFRHVTWPILSPTTFYVFIMSTIVSFQTFSLVYLMTSPPGGPEDSTKVLVYYLFDKGFTPPASLGRASAVALVLFLIILGLTLVQRRLAERRVHY from the coding sequence ATGCCCAGCCTCGAGTCCTCCGCCAGCCCAGAACTCGCCCGCCGCCTGCGCCGCCGCCGCCGGCGCGACGCCGCCGGTGCCCTGCTCTACGTCTTGCCCGCCCTCGCCATCGTTCTCTGCTTCCGCTTCGTGCCCATCATCGCCGCTTTCGCCTTCAGCTTCTTCGAGATCAAGATGGGGGCGCTGATCGGTTTCGTCGGCCTGGGCCACTACGCGCGCCTGCTCCAGGACCCGACCTTCTGGCAATCCGTGGGCACCACGATCTGGTTCTCGATCGGCACGGTGCCGATCGCGATCTTCGCGTCCCTCTTCTTCGCGCTGCTCCTCAACCGCAAGCTGAAGGCGCTCGGGCTCTACCGCACGATCTACTTCATGCCCGTCGTGACGGGGATGGTGGCCGTGGCGGTGATCTGGAAGTGGATCCTCGAGCCCGAGTTGGGGGTGCTGAACTTCCTGCTCGGCAAGCTGCACCTGGGCCAGCCCGGCTGGCTGGGGGAGAGCCGCGGCGTCTTCCAGCTGCTCGTCGACCCCGAGGGGCGCTGGCTGCCGCGCTGGGCGGGCGGACCGAGCCTGGCGCTGGTCAGTCTCGCCCTCGTCAACACCTGGAAGGGGCTGGGCTACAACATCGTCATCTTCCTCGCCGGCCTGCAGAACATCCCGCAGCAGCAGTACGAGGCGGCGCGCATCGACGGCGCGGGGAGCTGGCAGCTCTTCCGGCACGTGACCTGGCCGATCCTCAGCCCGACGACCTTCTACGTCTTCATCATGAGCACGATCGTCAGCTTCCAGACCTTCAGCCTGGTGTACCTGATGACCTCGCCGCCCGGCGGGCCCGAGGACTCGACGAAGGTGCTCGTCTACTACCTCTTCGACAAGGGCTTCACGCCGCCGGCCAGCCTCGGCCGCGCGAGCGCGGTGGCGCTCGTGCTGTTCCTGATCATCCTCGGCCTCACGCTCGTCCAGCGCCGGCTGGCCGAGCGGCGGGTGCACTACTAG